The following proteins are co-located in the Paraburkholderia phytofirmans PsJN genome:
- the clpA gene encoding ATP-dependent Clp protease ATP-binding subunit ClpA: protein MIAQELEVSLHMAFMEARQARHEFITVEHLLLALLDNPTAAEVLRACAANIEDLRQNLRNFIHDNTPTVPGTDDVDTQPTLGFQRVIQRAIMHVQSTSNGKKEVTGANVLVAIFGEKDSHAVYYLQQQGVTRLDVVNFISHGIAKTSSTDAAKASDANAESDEAAAQKETPLAQFTQNLNQMAKDGRIDPLIGRESEVERVVQVLCRRRKNNPLLVGEAGVGKTAIAEGLAWRITRGEVPDILADAQVYSLDMGALLAGTKYRGDFEQRLKTVLKELKERPHAILFIDEIHTLIGAGAASGGTLDASNLLKPALSSGTLKCIGATTFTEYRGIFEKDAALSRRFQKVDVTEPTVEQTVAILRGLKSRFEEHHGVKYSSGALSAAAELSARFITDRHLPDKAIDVIDEAGAAQRILPKSKQKKTIGKNEIEEIISKIARVPPQSVSQDDRSKLQTLDRDLKSVVFGQDPAIDALSAAIKMARAGLGKLDKPIGAFLFSGPTGVGKTEVAKQLAFTLGIELIRFDMSEYMERHAVSRLIGAPPGYVGFDQGGLLTEAVTKKPHCVLLLDEIEKAHPDIYNVLLQVMDHGTLTDNNGRKADFRNVIIIMTTNAGAEAMGKSVIGFTNRRETGDEMVDIKRMFTPEFRNRLDATISFRSLDEEIIMRVVDKFLMQLEDQLHEKKVDALFTDALRKHLAKHGFDPLMGARPMQRLIQDTIRRALADELLFGKLMNGGRVSVDVDAEDKVQLTFDEHPAPRNPNPEAVEIE from the coding sequence ATGATTGCCCAGGAACTGGAAGTCAGCCTGCACATGGCGTTCATGGAAGCACGCCAGGCGCGGCACGAGTTCATAACGGTCGAACATCTTTTGCTGGCACTGTTGGACAACCCAACGGCCGCGGAGGTGTTGCGTGCATGCGCGGCCAATATCGAGGATCTGCGCCAGAACCTGCGCAACTTCATTCATGACAACACGCCGACCGTGCCTGGCACGGACGACGTCGACACGCAGCCCACGCTGGGTTTCCAGCGTGTGATCCAGCGCGCGATCATGCATGTTCAGTCCACCTCGAATGGCAAGAAGGAAGTGACCGGCGCGAACGTGCTGGTGGCGATCTTCGGCGAGAAGGATTCGCATGCGGTGTACTACCTGCAACAGCAGGGCGTGACGCGTCTGGACGTGGTGAATTTCATCTCGCACGGCATCGCCAAGACGAGCAGCACGGACGCCGCGAAAGCGAGCGACGCGAATGCCGAGTCCGACGAAGCCGCCGCGCAGAAGGAAACCCCGCTCGCGCAGTTCACCCAGAATCTGAACCAGATGGCGAAAGACGGCCGCATCGATCCGCTGATCGGACGCGAGTCGGAAGTCGAGCGTGTGGTCCAGGTACTGTGCCGCCGCCGTAAGAACAATCCGCTGCTAGTCGGCGAGGCGGGCGTCGGCAAGACGGCGATCGCCGAAGGTCTCGCTTGGCGCATTACGCGCGGCGAAGTGCCGGACATTCTCGCGGATGCCCAGGTGTATTCGCTCGACATGGGCGCGCTGCTCGCCGGCACTAAATATCGCGGCGACTTCGAACAGCGTCTGAAGACGGTCCTCAAGGAATTGAAGGAACGTCCGCACGCGATTCTGTTCATCGACGAAATTCATACGCTGATCGGCGCAGGCGCTGCGTCGGGCGGCACGCTGGACGCGTCGAACCTGCTCAAGCCAGCGTTGTCGTCGGGCACGCTGAAGTGCATCGGCGCGACCACGTTCACGGAATATCGCGGCATCTTCGAAAAAGACGCGGCGTTGTCGCGCCGTTTCCAGAAGGTCGACGTGACCGAGCCGACCGTCGAACAGACGGTGGCGATCCTGCGTGGCCTGAAGTCGCGTTTCGAAGAGCATCACGGCGTGAAGTATTCGTCGGGCGCGCTGTCGGCGGCGGCTGAGTTGTCGGCACGCTTCATCACGGATCGTCATTTGCCGGACAAGGCGATCGACGTGATCGACGAAGCGGGCGCGGCGCAACGCATCCTGCCGAAGTCGAAGCAGAAGAAGACCATCGGCAAGAACGAGATCGAGGAAATCATCTCGAAGATCGCTCGCGTCCCGCCGCAAAGTGTGTCGCAAGACGATCGCAGCAAGCTGCAAACGCTGGATCGCGATCTGAAGAGCGTGGTGTTCGGGCAAGACCCAGCAATCGACGCGCTGTCCGCCGCGATCAAGATGGCGCGTGCGGGTCTCGGCAAGCTGGACAAGCCGATCGGCGCGTTCCTGTTCTCCGGTCCGACCGGTGTCGGCAAGACCGAAGTGGCGAAGCAACTGGCGTTCACGCTGGGTATCGAGCTGATCCGCTTCGACATGTCGGAATACATGGAACGTCATGCGGTCAGCCGTTTGATCGGTGCGCCGCCGGGCTATGTCGGTTTCGACCAGGGCGGTCTGCTGACCGAAGCTGTCACGAAGAAGCCGCATTGCGTGCTGCTGCTCGACGAAATCGAGAAAGCGCATCCGGACATCTACAACGTGCTGCTGCAGGTCATGGACCATGGCACGCTGACGGACAACAACGGCCGCAAGGCGGATTTCCGCAACGTCATCATCATCATGACGACGAATGCGGGCGCCGAGGCAATGGGCAAGTCGGTGATCGGCTTCACGAATCGTCGGGAAACCGGCGACGAAATGGTCGACATCAAGCGCATGTTCACGCCTGAGTTCCGTAACCGTCTGGACGCAACGATCAGCTTCCGTTCGCTCGATGAAGAAATCATCATGCGCGTGGTCGACAAGTTCCTCATGCAGCTGGAAGATCAGTTGCACGAGAAGAAGGTCGATGCGCTCTTCACCGACGCGCTGCGCAAGCATCTCGCCAAGCACGGTTTCGATCCGTTGATGGGCGCCCGGCCGATGCAGCGTTTGATCCAGGACACGATCCGTCGTGCACTGGCCGACGAACTGCTGTTCGGCAAGCTGATGAACGGCGGCCGCGTGTCGGTCGACGTGGATGCCGAAGACAAGGTGCAATTGACCTTCGACGAACATCCGGCGCCGCGCAATCCGAATCCGGAAGCGGTGGAAATCGAGTAA
- a CDS encoding cold-shock protein: MATGTVKWFNDAKGFGFITPDEGGEDLFAHFSAIQMNGFKTLKEGQKVTFEVVQGPKGKQASNIQAPA; this comes from the coding sequence ATGGCAACTGGTACGGTCAAATGGTTCAATGACGCAAAAGGTTTCGGATTCATCACGCCTGACGAAGGTGGTGAGGATCTGTTTGCACACTTCTCGGCCATCCAGATGAATGGGTTCAAGACCCTGAAGGAAGGCCAAAAGGTGACCTTCGAGGTCGTGCAAGGCCCGAAAGGCAAACAGGCATCGAACATCCAGGCACCTGCCTGA
- a CDS encoding LLM class flavin-dependent oxidoreductase produces MTRLSVLDQTPVIAGHSVADAIAATVELAQLADDLGYTRYWCAEHHGLRGVSNPCPEVMLARLGSVTRHIRLGSGGVMLPYYSPFKVAEQFMMLEALFPNRIDLGVGRAPGGDMRTAQAVAAGAYNRGDIFPQQVADLLGLIHGTLPADHIASGVLLQPQIDTRPQVWMLGSSEFGGLLAAQLGIPFAFAHFINAHFGHQVAQAYRERFKAGQDIQQAYLAAAVFVICADTEQEAADLEKAVDLRRVQMAYGLNEPIPTIEQGVAQEYGERERLVIDREKPRSIIGTPETVTERLHALQQQFDADELIVLTVAGSYRARLRSYELLAEAFQLERPASTS; encoded by the coding sequence ATGACGCGACTCTCCGTACTCGATCAAACGCCCGTGATTGCCGGGCACTCGGTGGCGGATGCGATTGCCGCCACGGTCGAACTCGCGCAACTCGCCGACGACCTCGGCTACACGCGTTACTGGTGCGCCGAGCATCACGGCTTGCGCGGCGTGTCGAACCCTTGCCCCGAGGTGATGCTGGCGCGCCTCGGCAGCGTGACCCGACACATCCGACTCGGTTCCGGCGGCGTGATGTTGCCGTACTACAGCCCGTTCAAGGTCGCCGAGCAATTTATGATGCTCGAAGCGCTGTTCCCCAATCGCATCGACCTGGGCGTGGGACGCGCGCCCGGCGGCGACATGCGCACGGCGCAAGCCGTCGCTGCCGGAGCCTATAATCGCGGCGATATTTTTCCGCAGCAAGTGGCCGATCTGCTTGGGCTGATACACGGCACCTTGCCCGCCGATCACATTGCGAGCGGCGTGCTGCTGCAGCCGCAAATCGATACGCGTCCACAGGTTTGGATGCTCGGGTCGAGCGAATTCGGCGGCTTGCTGGCGGCGCAGCTCGGCATTCCCTTCGCGTTTGCGCACTTCATCAACGCGCATTTCGGGCATCAGGTCGCGCAGGCGTATCGCGAGCGCTTTAAGGCCGGCCAGGACATTCAACAAGCGTATCTGGCGGCCGCCGTATTCGTGATTTGCGCCGACACCGAACAGGAAGCGGCCGATCTGGAAAAAGCCGTCGATCTGCGCCGCGTGCAAATGGCCTACGGCCTGAACGAACCGATCCCGACGATCGAACAGGGCGTCGCGCAGGAATACGGCGAGCGCGAGCGTCTGGTGATCGACCGCGAAAAGCCGCGCAGCATCATCGGCACCCCGGAAACGGTCACTGAGCGCTTGCATGCCTTGCAGCAACAGTTCGACGCCGACGAACTGATCGTGCTCACCGTAGCGGGCAGCTACCGCGCCCGTCTGCGCTCCTATGAACTTCTCGCCGAAGCGTTCCAGCTCGAACGCCCGGCCTCCACTTCTTAA
- the dut gene encoding dUTP diphosphatase — protein MKLDLKILDARMRDQLPAYATTGSAGLDLRACLDEALTLKPGETALVPTGLAIHVGDAGYAALILPRSGLGHKHGIVLGNLVGLIDSDYQGQLMISTWNRGETTFVLNPMERLAQLVIVPVVQAEFNIVDDFETSDRGAGGFGSTGKH, from the coding sequence ATGAAACTCGACCTGAAGATTCTCGACGCGCGCATGCGCGATCAGCTCCCGGCTTACGCCACCACCGGCAGCGCGGGCCTCGACCTGCGCGCGTGCCTCGACGAAGCGTTGACGTTGAAGCCCGGCGAAACCGCTCTGGTGCCGACGGGTCTGGCGATTCACGTCGGCGATGCGGGCTATGCCGCGCTGATTCTGCCGCGCTCGGGCCTGGGACATAAGCATGGAATCGTGCTGGGTAATCTGGTCGGCCTGATCGATTCCGATTACCAAGGTCAACTGATGATTTCGACATGGAACCGTGGCGAGACCACGTTCGTGTTGAATCCGATGGAACGTCTTGCGCAACTGGTAATCGTGCCGGTCGTGCAAGCGGAGTTCAATATCGTCGACGATTTTGAAACCAGCGATCGCGGCGCCGGTGGCTTTGGCAGCACAGGCAAGCATTAA
- a CDS encoding pseudouridine synthase — MHLLALNKPFGTICQFSPHETRASLADWVKVPDVYPAGRLDSDSEGLLLLTDDGALQARIAEPRHKLVKRYWAQVEGAVDAATLKKLARGVDLGDYVTRPCRAEYVEPTDALWTRTPPIRFRAAIPTTWIELSITEGKNRQVRRMTAAVGFPTLRLVRVGIGALDIFSLGLQPGESVELSPKAPWEGIA, encoded by the coding sequence ATGCACCTTCTCGCTCTGAACAAACCGTTCGGCACCATCTGTCAGTTCTCGCCCCACGAGACGCGCGCGTCGCTGGCCGACTGGGTCAAGGTGCCCGACGTGTACCCCGCGGGCCGGCTCGACTCCGACAGCGAAGGCCTGCTGCTTCTCACCGACGACGGCGCATTGCAAGCGCGTATCGCCGAGCCGCGTCACAAGCTGGTCAAACGTTACTGGGCGCAAGTGGAAGGCGCCGTCGATGCGGCCACGCTGAAAAAGCTTGCGCGCGGCGTCGATCTCGGCGACTACGTGACGCGGCCTTGCCGCGCGGAATATGTCGAGCCGACGGACGCGCTCTGGACACGCACGCCGCCGATCCGTTTCCGCGCCGCGATACCGACCACATGGATCGAGCTATCGATCACCGAAGGCAAGAACCGCCAGGTGCGTCGCATGACTGCCGCGGTGGGGTTCCCGACGCTGCGCTTAGTACGTGTCGGCATCGGCGCGCTCGACATTTTTTCGCTGGGGCTGCAACCGGGAGAGAGCGTCGAATTGTCACCGAAGGCGCCGTGGGAAGGCATCGCCTGA
- the fusA gene encoding elongation factor G, protein MPRKTPIERYRNIGISAHIDAGKTTTTERILFYTGVTHKIGEVHDGAATMDWMEQEQERGITITSAATTAFWKGMAGNYPEHRINIIDTPGHVDFTIEVERSMRVLDGACMVYDSVGGVQPQSETVWRQANKYKVPRIAFVNKMDRVGADFFRVQRQIGDRLKGNAVPIQIPVGAEDHFQGVVDLVKMKAIYWDEENQGIKFEYRDIPPELAATAKEWHDKMVEAAAEANEELLDKYLGGETLTEEEIKYGIRTRCIANEIVPMLCGSAFKNKGVQAMLDAVIDYLPSPVDVPAITGHDEYDKEIERHPTDTDPFSALAFKIMTDPFVGQLIFFRVYSGVVNSGDTVYNAVKEKKERLGRILQMHANERKEIKEVYAGDIAAAVGLKEATTGDTLCDPNNVIILERMIFPEPVISQAVEPKTKVDQEKMGIALNRLAQEDPSFRVQTDEESGQTIISGMGELHLEILVDRMKREFGVEATVGKPQVAYRETVRNKVEDVEGKFVKQSGGRGQYGHAVITLEPAPQGKGYEFVDAIKGGVIPREYIPAVDKGIVETLKAGVLAGYPVVDVKVTLTFGSYHDVDSNENAFRMAGSMAFKEAMRKAKPVLLEPMMAVEVETPEDFMGNVMGDLSSRRGMVQGMEDIAGGGGKLVRAEVPLAEMFGYSTSLRSATQGRATYTMEFKHYAETPSNVAEAVINAKHK, encoded by the coding sequence GTGCCCCGCAAGACTCCCATCGAGCGCTACCGGAATATCGGCATCAGCGCTCACATCGATGCCGGCAAAACCACCACCACTGAACGCATCCTGTTCTACACCGGCGTGACCCACAAGATCGGCGAGGTTCACGACGGTGCGGCAACGATGGACTGGATGGAACAGGAGCAGGAGCGCGGCATCACCATCACGTCGGCGGCCACCACCGCTTTCTGGAAGGGCATGGCCGGCAACTATCCGGAACACCGGATCAACATCATCGACACCCCCGGACACGTCGACTTCACGATTGAAGTGGAGCGCTCCATGCGCGTGCTCGACGGCGCGTGCATGGTGTACGACTCGGTCGGCGGCGTGCAGCCGCAGTCGGAAACCGTGTGGCGTCAGGCGAACAAATACAAGGTGCCGCGCATTGCGTTCGTCAACAAGATGGACCGCGTGGGCGCGGATTTCTTCCGCGTGCAGCGGCAAATCGGTGATCGCCTGAAGGGCAACGCCGTGCCGATCCAGATTCCGGTCGGCGCGGAAGATCATTTCCAGGGCGTGGTCGATCTGGTCAAGATGAAGGCGATTTACTGGGACGAAGAAAACCAGGGCATCAAGTTCGAATACCGTGATATTCCGCCGGAACTCGCGGCGACCGCGAAGGAATGGCACGACAAAATGGTCGAGGCCGCGGCTGAGGCGAACGAGGAATTGCTCGACAAATACCTCGGTGGCGAGACGCTGACCGAAGAGGAAATCAAGTACGGCATTCGCACGCGCTGCATCGCCAACGAAATCGTGCCGATGCTGTGCGGCAGCGCGTTCAAGAACAAGGGCGTGCAAGCCATGCTCGACGCGGTGATCGACTATCTGCCCTCGCCGGTCGACGTGCCCGCCATTACCGGCCACGATGAATACGACAAGGAAATCGAGCGCCATCCGACCGACACCGATCCGTTCTCGGCGCTCGCCTTCAAGATCATGACCGACCCGTTCGTCGGCCAGTTGATCTTCTTCCGCGTCTATTCCGGCGTGGTGAATTCGGGAGACACGGTCTACAACGCGGTCAAGGAAAAGAAGGAACGCCTTGGCCGGATCTTGCAGATGCACGCGAACGAGCGCAAGGAAATCAAGGAAGTCTACGCGGGCGACATCGCCGCGGCCGTCGGCCTGAAAGAAGCGACCACGGGCGATACGCTGTGCGATCCGAACAACGTGATCATCCTCGAAAGAATGATCTTCCCGGAGCCGGTGATCTCGCAGGCTGTCGAGCCGAAGACCAAGGTCGACCAGGAAAAGATGGGCATCGCGCTGAACCGTCTTGCCCAGGAAGATCCGTCGTTCCGCGTGCAGACGGATGAAGAATCCGGCCAGACGATCATCTCGGGCATGGGCGAGTTGCACCTGGAAATTCTGGTCGATCGCATGAAGCGCGAGTTCGGCGTCGAGGCAACCGTCGGCAAGCCGCAAGTCGCGTATCGCGAGACGGTGCGCAACAAGGTCGAAGATGTGGAAGGCAAGTTCGTCAAGCAGTCGGGTGGCCGCGGTCAGTACGGCCACGCGGTGATCACGCTGGAGCCGGCGCCGCAAGGCAAGGGTTACGAATTCGTCGATGCGATCAAGGGCGGCGTGATTCCACGCGAATACATTCCGGCAGTCGACAAGGGCATCGTCGAAACGCTGAAGGCCGGCGTGCTGGCCGGTTATCCGGTGGTGGATGTGAAGGTGACGCTGACCTTCGGTTCGTACCACGACGTCGACTCGAACGAAAACGCGTTCCGCATGGCCGGCTCGATGGCCTTCAAGGAAGCGATGCGCAAAGCCAAGCCTGTGCTGCTCGAACCGATGATGGCCGTCGAGGTGGAAACGCCGGAAGACTTCATGGGCAACGTGATGGGCGACCTGTCCAGCCGTCGCGGCATGGTGCAAGGCATGGAAGACATCGCCGGCGGCGGCGGCAAGCTGGTGCGCGCCGAAGTGCCGCTCGCGGAGATGTTCGGCTACTCCACGTCGCTGCGCTCCGCGACGCAGGGCCGCGCGACCTATACGATGGAGTTCAAGCATTACGCGGAAACGCCGAGCAACGTCGCTGAAGCCGTGATCAACGCGAAGCACAAGTAA
- the coaBC gene encoding bifunctional phosphopantothenoylcysteine decarboxylase/phosphopantothenate--cysteine ligase CoaBC yields the protein MATAELAGKHLVLGMTGGIACYKIAELTRLLTKAGATVQVVMTEAATQFITPVTMQALSGRPVYTSQWDGRVPNNMAHIDLSREADAIVIAPASTDFLAKLAHGMADDLLSTLCVARDCPLLVVPAMNRQMWQNPATQRNVAQVRADGIEVLGPDSGPQACGEVGDGRMLEAAATYEAIASFFAPKILAGKRVLLTAGPTFEPLDPVRGITNRSSGKMGFALARAAQQAGAEVHLIAGPVALETPWGVFRQDVQTAQQMHDAVMRSVADADIFIGVAAVADWRVDHASEHKIKKTAERALPTFSFVENPDILASVAKLPHPPFTVGFAAESGDLEVHGEEKRVRKNVPLLIGNLGPLTFGLDDNEVILFEAGGATKLPRADKQTLARALIAEIAKRLPDTSLIR from the coding sequence TTGGCAACCGCAGAACTCGCAGGAAAACACCTCGTCCTCGGCATGACGGGCGGCATTGCCTGCTACAAGATCGCCGAACTCACGCGTCTGTTGACCAAGGCCGGCGCGACCGTGCAGGTCGTCATGACCGAAGCGGCCACGCAGTTCATCACCCCCGTCACCATGCAGGCGCTCTCGGGCCGCCCGGTCTACACGAGCCAGTGGGACGGGCGCGTGCCGAACAACATGGCGCACATCGATCTGTCGCGTGAAGCGGATGCGATCGTGATCGCGCCCGCCTCGACCGACTTCCTCGCCAAACTCGCGCACGGCATGGCCGACGATTTGCTGTCCACGTTGTGTGTCGCCCGCGATTGTCCGCTGCTGGTGGTGCCGGCCATGAACCGGCAGATGTGGCAGAACCCGGCCACGCAACGCAACGTCGCGCAAGTGCGCGCGGACGGCATCGAAGTACTCGGGCCCGATTCCGGCCCGCAAGCGTGCGGCGAAGTCGGCGACGGCCGCATGCTCGAAGCGGCCGCCACTTACGAAGCGATCGCCTCGTTCTTCGCGCCGAAAATTCTCGCCGGCAAGCGTGTGCTGCTGACCGCCGGGCCAACGTTCGAACCGCTCGACCCGGTACGCGGCATCACCAACCGCTCCAGCGGCAAGATGGGCTTTGCGCTGGCGCGCGCCGCGCAGCAGGCGGGCGCCGAGGTGCATTTGATCGCCGGTCCCGTCGCGCTCGAAACGCCGTGGGGCGTTTTCCGTCAGGACGTGCAGACCGCGCAGCAGATGCATGACGCGGTGATGCGCTCGGTCGCGGACGCCGACATATTCATCGGCGTGGCCGCAGTGGCCGACTGGCGTGTCGATCACGCCAGCGAGCACAAGATCAAGAAGACTGCGGAGCGTGCGCTGCCCACGTTTTCCTTCGTTGAAAATCCGGACATTCTGGCCTCGGTGGCGAAGCTGCCGCATCCGCCGTTCACGGTCGGCTTTGCCGCCGAAAGCGGCGATCTGGAAGTTCACGGCGAAGAAAAACGCGTGCGCAAAAACGTGCCGCTTCTGATCGGCAATCTCGGCCCGCTGACCTTCGGCCTCGACGATAACGAAGTGATCCTGTTCGAAGCAGGCGGCGCGACGAAGCTGCCACGCGCCGACAAGCAGACGCTCGCGCGCGCGCTGATCGCGGAGATCGCGAAGCGTCTGCCCGACACAAGTCTGATTCGCTGA
- the icd gene encoding NADP-dependent isocitrate dehydrogenase — protein MPYQHIKVPTGGDKITVNADFSLNVSDQPIIPYIEGDGTGLDITPVMIKVVDAAVEKAYAGKKKIHWMEIYAGEKSTKVYGPDVWLPEETLQVLKEYVVSIKGPLTTPVGGGIRSLNVALRQELDLYVCLRPVQYFKGVPSPVREPEKTNMVIFRENSEDIYAGIEWPAESEQAKKVIKFLREEMGVKKIRFPDTSGIGIKPVSREGTERLVRKAIQYAIDNERRSVTLVHKGNIMKFTEGAFRDYGYALAQKEFAAELIDGGPWMKIKNPKTGGDIVLKDVIADAFLQQILLRPAEYDVIATLNLNGDYVSDALAAQVGGIGIAPGANMSDSVAMFEATHGTAPKYAGKDYVNPGSEILSAEMMLRHLGWTEAADLIIKSMEKSILQKRVTYDFARLMEGATQVSCSGFGQVLIENM, from the coding sequence ATGCCGTATCAGCACATCAAGGTTCCGACCGGTGGTGACAAGATCACCGTCAACGCCGATTTCTCGCTCAACGTGTCCGATCAGCCGATCATTCCGTATATCGAAGGCGACGGCACCGGCCTCGACATCACGCCGGTCATGATCAAGGTCGTGGACGCCGCGGTCGAAAAAGCGTACGCCGGCAAAAAGAAAATCCACTGGATGGAAATCTACGCCGGCGAGAAATCGACCAAGGTGTATGGCCCGGACGTGTGGCTGCCGGAAGAGACGCTGCAGGTGCTCAAGGAATACGTCGTGTCGATCAAGGGGCCGCTCACCACGCCGGTCGGCGGCGGCATCCGCTCGCTGAACGTCGCGCTGCGCCAGGAGCTGGACCTGTACGTGTGTTTGCGTCCGGTGCAGTATTTCAAGGGCGTGCCTTCGCCGGTGCGTGAGCCGGAGAAGACCAACATGGTGATCTTCCGCGAGAACTCGGAAGACATCTACGCCGGTATCGAATGGCCGGCCGAATCGGAACAGGCGAAGAAGGTCATCAAGTTCCTGCGCGAAGAAATGGGCGTGAAGAAAATCCGCTTTCCGGATACTTCGGGGATCGGCATCAAGCCGGTGTCGCGTGAAGGCACGGAGCGTCTGGTGCGCAAAGCGATTCAATACGCGATCGACAACGAACGCCGCTCGGTCACGCTGGTGCACAAGGGCAACATCATGAAGTTCACCGAAGGCGCGTTCCGCGACTACGGTTATGCGCTGGCGCAAAAAGAGTTCGCCGCGGAACTGATCGACGGCGGCCCGTGGATGAAGATCAAGAATCCCAAGACCGGTGGCGACATCGTCCTGAAGGATGTGATCGCCGACGCGTTCCTGCAGCAGATCCTGCTGCGTCCGGCGGAGTACGACGTGATCGCCACGCTCAACCTGAATGGCGACTATGTGTCGGATGCGTTGGCCGCGCAGGTCGGCGGTATCGGCATCGCGCCGGGCGCGAACATGTCGGATTCGGTCGCGATGTTCGAAGCCACGCACGGCACGGCACCGAAGTACGCCGGCAAGGACTACGTGAATCCGGGTTCGGAGATTCTCTCGGCGGAAATGATGCTGCGCCATCTCGGCTGGACCGAGGCAGCGGACCTGATCATCAAGTCGATGGAAAAATCGATTCTGCAAAAGCGCGTTACCTACGACTTCGCGCGCCTGATGGAAGGCGCGACGCAGGTGTCGTGCTCGGGCTTTGGCCAGGTGCTGATCGAAAACATGTGA
- a CDS encoding DUF192 domain-containing protein, translating into MRFSMRSLIARFAVAVALPLAALSASITLVATTAAPAHAQQMPAGAKQPGEFPRAKLTAGMFVIDAAVAANDADREQGLMYRTNLAPNEGMLFVFGENAVHCFWMKNTLIPLSIAFMRADGTVTDIDEMQAETTNNHCPKNNGVYALEMSKGWFTSKGIKPGMKIQGLPAAQ; encoded by the coding sequence GTGCGATTTTCCATGCGCTCGTTGATTGCGCGTTTCGCTGTTGCCGTTGCACTGCCGCTCGCCGCACTGTCCGCATCGATCACATTGGTCGCTACCACCGCTGCACCTGCGCATGCGCAGCAGATGCCGGCCGGCGCCAAACAGCCTGGCGAGTTTCCCCGCGCGAAGCTGACCGCGGGCATGTTCGTGATCGACGCCGCCGTCGCCGCGAACGACGCGGATCGCGAGCAGGGCCTGATGTATCGCACGAATCTCGCACCGAACGAAGGCATGCTGTTTGTCTTCGGCGAAAATGCCGTGCATTGCTTCTGGATGAAGAACACGCTGATCCCGCTGTCGATCGCGTTCATGCGCGCCGACGGCACGGTCACCGACATCGACGAGATGCAGGCCGAGACCACCAACAATCACTGCCCGAAGAACAACGGCGTGTATGCGTTGGAGATGAGCAAAGGCTGGTTCACGTCGAAGGGCATCAAACCGGGGATGAAGATTCAGGGTCTGCCGGCCGCGCAATAA
- the lspA gene encoding signal peptidase II, giving the protein MARTMSKTAPKTSAANGSLAPWLGVALIVILFDQLTKIAVQKVFAYGVAHEVTSFFNLILVYNRGAAFSFLAMAGGWQRWAFTALGVVAALVICYLLKRHGGQKMFCTALALILGGALGNVIDRLAYGHVIDFLDFHLRTWHWPAFNLADSAITVGAVLLVLDELRRVRGSR; this is encoded by the coding sequence ATGGCCAGAACCATGTCGAAAACCGCGCCAAAAACATCTGCTGCAAACGGGTCGCTGGCGCCCTGGCTGGGCGTCGCACTGATCGTCATCCTGTTCGATCAGTTGACGAAAATCGCGGTGCAGAAAGTGTTCGCCTACGGTGTCGCGCATGAGGTCACGTCGTTTTTCAACCTGATCCTCGTGTACAACCGCGGCGCGGCATTCAGCTTCCTCGCCATGGCGGGCGGCTGGCAACGCTGGGCGTTCACCGCGCTCGGCGTGGTGGCCGCGCTCGTGATCTGCTATCTGCTCAAGCGTCACGGCGGGCAGAAAATGTTCTGCACGGCGCTCGCGCTGATTCTCGGCGGCGCGCTCGGCAACGTGATCGACCGGCTCGCGTATGGCCACGTGATCGACTTCCTCGATTTCCACCTGCGCACGTGGCACTGGCCGGCGTTCAATCTCGCCGACAGCGCGATTACGGTCGGCGCGGTGCTGCTGGTGCTCGACGAGTTGCGCCGCGTGCGCGGTTCGCGCTAA
- the clpS gene encoding ATP-dependent Clp protease adapter ClpS yields MAIIPDKQDGTVLERQEKKLKPPSMYKVVLLNDDFTPMEFVVMVVQEYFNKDRETATQVMLKVHREGRGVCGVYTRDIASTKVEQVVTHARQAGHPLQCVMEEA; encoded by the coding sequence ATGGCGATTATCCCGGACAAGCAGGACGGCACCGTACTGGAGCGGCAGGAGAAAAAGCTCAAGCCGCCATCCATGTACAAGGTGGTGCTGCTGAATGACGACTTCACGCCAATGGAATTTGTCGTGATGGTCGTGCAGGAATATTTCAATAAAGATCGTGAAACCGCAACACAGGTAATGTTGAAGGTGCATCGCGAGGGCAGGGGAGTTTGTGGGGTCTATACGCGGGACATCGCGTCGACCAAAGTCGAGCAAGTCGTTACCCACGCACGGCAGGCCGGGCATCCGCTGCAGTGTGTGATGGAGGAAGCATGA